The following proteins are encoded in a genomic region of Ailuropoda melanoleuca isolate Jingjing chromosome 10, ASM200744v2, whole genome shotgun sequence:
- the TMEM238 gene encoding transmembrane protein 238, producing MELSRNNIEKVRRHTGLGRCRHFFWLGVVFDTVGATLLFTGVFAPLLFYDLLLYLGSIIIFFSLLWWFFWYTGNIEVTPEEESLKRPFDVPSSTMAGALSHRLSLTICNMSTTLTRIRRRCGPGTSLLRPASLSMTVTGRLEDQLGKEDQGKDGTTGAQESGDAQNLCREGLGPKPEAVGSSEGVRSPGPDAGSLGPQTGLPGLVKRSFFTHLEPPEFTPSLPDQAQHPAILSSRSLPVVPPASTRQPLAVRVSSSQSAASLVDSQPAFIVASESQPAVPLSSMTQPTVVLASQSQTAASVASQSQPSVPVASQDHFLVSMASRVHPLVPVPAQSHHQVPLSQLENPPSASQTLSSSAQASQLEALATPVSLIQLLSSQSFQTQSVDLRVSLAVPDFQAFYHSQQTVQSISLVQEIAPSQSAPVQEFQKKPVPQAFETTPRAGQELSQEFPATSSPPPESQAPASQAQQSVSPESTPAPASEKKSRLP from the coding sequence ATGGAGCTTTCAAGAAACAACATCGAGAAGGTCAGAAGGCACACGGGCCTCGGCCGTTGCAGGCATTTCTTCTGGCTGGGGGTGGTCTTCGACACGGTGGGAGCGACCCTGCTGTTCACCGGGGTCTTCGCGCCCCTGCTCTTCTACGACCTGCTGCTCTACCTGGGTtccatcatcatcttcttcagcCTGCTGTGGTGGTTTTTCTGGTACACCGGCAACATCGAAGTGACTCCCGAAGAAGAGTCCTTGAAGAGGCCCTTCGACGTGCCCTCCTCCACCATGGCGGGCGCGCTGAGCCACCGCCTCTCGCTCACCATCTGCAACATGTCCACCACCTTGACGCGGATAAGGAGGCGCTGCGGTCCCGGGACGTCCCTTCTTAGACCTGCTTCCCTGAGTATGACCGTCACGGGCCGGCTCGAAGACCAGCTGGGGAAGGAAGACCAGGGCAAAGACGGAACGACAGGTGCCCAGGAGAGCGGCGATGCGCAAAACCTGTGCAGGGAGGGCCTAGGCCCCAAACCTGAAGCCGTCGGAAGTTCAGAGGGAGTTCGCTCACCAGGCCCTGATGCTGGGTCTCTGGGCCCCCAGACTGGGCTGCCAGGGCTTGTGAAAAGATCGTTTTTCACTCATCTGGAGCCTCCTGAGTTCACTCCATCTCTTCCGGACCAGGCTCAGCACCCAGCCATCCTCTCCTCCAGGAGCCTGCCTGTAGTCCCCCCGGCCTCTACCCGCCAGCCTCTAGCCGTGCGTGTTTCCAGTAGCCAGTCTGCGGCCTCCTTGGTAGACAGCCAGCCTGCGTTCATCGTTGCCTCTGAGAGTCAGCCTGCTGTCCCCTTGTCCTCAATGACTCAACCTACAGTCGTCCTTGCCTCTCAGAGCCAGACTGCAGCGTCTGTGGCCTCTCAGAGCCAGCCCTCTGTGCCTGTGGCCTCGCAGGACCACTTCTTGGTTTCCATGGCCTCTCGGGTCCATCCCCTGGTGCCAGTGCCTGCACAGAGCCACCACCAAGTCCCACTAAGCCAGCTGGAGAATCCTCCCTCAGCCTCCCAAACTCTGTCTTCAAGTGCTCAGGCTTCCCAGTTGGAGGCCCTGGCCACCCCTGTGTCTCTGATCCAGCTCCTGTCATCCCAGTCTTTTCAGACCCAATCTGTGGACCTGCGGGTCTCTCTCGCTGTCCCGGACTTTCAGGCCTTCTATCACAGCCAACAGACCGTCCAGAGCATCTCTTTGGTCCAAGAGATTGCTCCCAGCCAGTCTGCGCCTGTCCAGGAGTTTCAGAAGAAGCCAGTCCCACAGGCTTTTGAGACCACGCCACGAGCGGGCCAGGAGCTAAGTCAGGAATTCCCTGCCACCTCGTCCCCACCCCCTGAGTCCCAGGCTCCAGCTTCTCAGGCCCAGCAATCAGTGTCCCCTGAGAGCACACCCGCCCCTGCCTCAGAGAAGAAAAGTCGCCTTCCCTAG